One Spea bombifrons isolate aSpeBom1 chromosome 1, aSpeBom1.2.pri, whole genome shotgun sequence DNA window includes the following coding sequences:
- the UBE2D3 gene encoding ubiquitin-conjugating enzyme E2 D3, with amino-acid sequence MALKRIHKELNDLARDPPAQCSAGPVGDDMFHWQATIMGPNDSPYQGGVFFLTIHFPTDYPFKPPKVAFTTRIYHPNINSNGSICLDILRSQWSPALTISKVLLSICSLLCDPNPDDPLVPEIARIYKTDREKYNRIAREWTQKYAM; translated from the exons GAACTGAATGATTTGGCTCGTGACCCCCCTGCACAGTGTTCCGCAGGCCCGGTTGGAGATGATA TGTTTCATTGGCAAGCAACAATTATGGGACCT aatgaCAGTCCATATCAAGGCGGCGTGTTTTTCCTGACTATTCATTTCCCAACAGACTACCCATTCAAACCTCCAAAA GTTGCGTTTACAACAAGAATCTACCATCCAAATATTAACAGCAATGGAAGCATTTGTCTTGATATTCTCAGATCACAATGGTCCCCAGCTTTAACTATTTCTAAAG TCCTTTTGTCAATTTGCTCACTGTTATGTGACCCAAACCCAGATGACCCTCTAGTGCCAGAGATTGCACGGATCTACAAAACAGATAGGGAAAA GTACAACAGAATAGCCCGGGAATGGACTCAGAAGTATGCCATGTGA